The following are encoded in a window of Vespa crabro chromosome 2, iyVesCrab1.2, whole genome shotgun sequence genomic DNA:
- the LOC124421647 gene encoding uncharacterized protein LOC124421647 isoform X2: MLPTHFIFAFIGFTTLGVRPLYNLIYKLFFKSYTLNVTLIEAEEKENKMKVNIFDEFLKNISKTSLICSLFFHHGDYLLGYNAIVNFFLCNMLHLKQLILENQNENSVISLSYKRSLFNGVSELFVFLELLTTGYVMLLNDNHYGLLANLFYAVINVLFPSEGFYQEWTINHAINNYLTMVYVILMTEALKKT, encoded by the exons ATGCTTCCAacacattttatatttgcatttaTTGGATTCACAACATTAGGAGTTCGacctttatataatttaatatataaattatttttcaaatcctaca CTCTAAATGTAACATTGATAGAGgcagaagagaaggaaaataaaatgaaagttaatattttcgatgaatTTCTTAAAAACATTAGTAAAACTTCTTTAATatgttcccttttttttcatcatggAGATTATCTTCTTGGATATAATgcaattgttaatttttttttatgtaacatGCTACATTTGAAGCAATTGATATTGGAAAATCAg aatgAAAATTCAGTCATTTCATTGTCATACAAAAGAAGTTTATTTAATGGAGTATCTGAATTATTTGTATTCCTTGAACTGTTGACTACCGGTTATGTTAT GTTGTTAAACGATAATCATTATGGTTTATTAGCAAATCTCTTCTATGCagtaataaatgttttatttccAAGCGAAGGATTTTATCAAGAATGGACCATAAATCatgcaattaataattatctgaCAATGgtttatgttattttaatgACAGAAGCActtaaaaaaacataa
- the LOC124421647 gene encoding uncharacterized protein LOC124421647 isoform X1, whose protein sequence is MFLEATLPCTYLLLTCGSSIYVLYNHSYNEYSMLPTHFIFAFIGFTTLGVRPLYNLIYKLFFKSYTLNVTLIEAEEKENKMKVNIFDEFLKNISKTSLICSLFFHHGDYLLGYNAIVNFFLCNMLHLKQLILENQNENSVISLSYKRSLFNGVSELFVFLELLTTGYVMLLNDNHYGLLANLFYAVINVLFPSEGFYQEWTINHAINNYLTMVYVILMTEALKKT, encoded by the exons ATGTTTTTAGAAGCAACATTACCATGTACTTATCTACTTTTAACTTGTGGTTCCtccatatatgtattgtacaaCCATTCCTATAATGAATATTCGATGCTTCCAacacattttatatttgcatttaTTGGATTCACAACATTAGGAGTTCGacctttatataatttaatatataaattatttttcaaatcctaca CTCTAAATGTAACATTGATAGAGgcagaagagaaggaaaataaaatgaaagttaatattttcgatgaatTTCTTAAAAACATTAGTAAAACTTCTTTAATatgttcccttttttttcatcatggAGATTATCTTCTTGGATATAATgcaattgttaatttttttttatgtaacatGCTACATTTGAAGCAATTGATATTGGAAAATCAg aatgAAAATTCAGTCATTTCATTGTCATACAAAAGAAGTTTATTTAATGGAGTATCTGAATTATTTGTATTCCTTGAACTGTTGACTACCGGTTATGTTAT GTTGTTAAACGATAATCATTATGGTTTATTAGCAAATCTCTTCTATGCagtaataaatgttttatttccAAGCGAAGGATTTTATCAAGAATGGACCATAAATCatgcaattaataattatctgaCAATGgtttatgttattttaatgACAGAAGCActtaaaaaaacataa
- the LOC124421637 gene encoding methionine--tRNA ligase, cytoplasmic: MIVLTNEGNPNALKFIIAAKLVQENVTVKIILPNETPLGRLPVLELPTGSKIFSTSAGMQLLAAPSEEYEIMTNKWLEWDASVLQPAITYYGTAGSYKIDLQDYLFGLLYEVDDALKEKMYLIKDKNDISLADASIWVSIWSTIIVTNIGNRILKEYSYLSDWLKNIELLPIIQDSLKVFPLKRGLNAIASIQAASWFPINSTRTSAIGLNSIKDKEAEVVSQEEMDKAMINWNSCNCPNVKETSYPVLPKKGERNILITSALPYVNNVPHLGNIVGCVLSADIFARYCRQRNYNTLYISGTDEYGTATEAKALEEKITPQEICDKFFSIHNDIYRWFGIGFDYFGRTTTTEQTEIVQSFFLKIKSQGYVLTDTVDQLLCESCDRFLADRFVEGICPRCKYEDARGDQCDGCGHLVNSTELINPRCKMCSNRPIIKKSKQFFLDLPKLEERLKVWSAKVEKGWSTVARGVTKPWLRDGLKPRCITRDLKWGIPVPVEGFENKVFYVWFDAPFGYISITKRYTKEYEQWWKPNGVDISLCQFMAKDNVPFHTIMFPAYLLATNEDYTLLKHLMAIEYLNYEDTKFSKSRGIGVFGTDARETGIPADVWRFYLAYIRPENQDSNFNWADLASKNNNELLNNLGNFINRALVFTEKFFDSKIPPMEPQEDDLTLLALAQRELTSYINALEQAKLRDGIKYVLAISKHGNQYMQLQQPWVKVKSVDDNDKKKAGTIIGICCNLTCLLSALLAPYMPNTSREIRGQLGLDKTQYGYIPDVIMNMLSPGHKIGKVSPLFTKIEDQLIEELREKYAGKQEPNGAQSKTNNVTESVESSKATAAQRGQLVKELVYNHDKSVRQSHVDILSRLQNKLADRKQNTDKCDNAQSAKNKKVEPLHTPEQNGDTSTDITSLEAAIAKQGDLVRKLKAQEEKSVWQPQVDILLKLKNQLASLTGAKIPDKKSKKKK, encoded by the exons aTGATAGTGTTAACGAATGAGGGCAATCCAAATGCGTTAAAATTCATTATCGCAGCTAAATTGGTCCAGGAAAATGTAACCGTGAAGATAATATTACCGAATG AAACGCCTTTAGGTCGGCTTCCTGTTCTTGAATTGCCAACTGgatcaaaaatatttagtaCAAGTGCAGGAATGCAGCTTTTAGCAGCTCCCTCagaagaatatgaaataatgactAATAAGTGGCTAGAATGGGATGCTTCTGTGTTACag cCTGCAATAACATATTATGGAACTGCAGGatcatataaaatagatcTCCAAGATTACTTATTTGGTCTATTATATGAAGTAGATGAtgcattaaaagaaaaaatgtacttAATTAag gataaaaatgatatatcgtTAGCAGACGCATCTATTTGGGTATCCATATGGTCTACTATAATAGTTACCAATATTGGAAACAGAATACTTAAAGAATATTCATATCTTAGTGATTGgttgaaaaatatagaattacTGCCAATTATTCAG gaCTCTTTGAAAGTATTTCCATTGAAAAGAGGTTTAAATGCAATTGCCAGTATTCAAGCAGCATCTTGGTTTCCAATTAATTCAACAAGAACCTCAGCAATTGGA cttaattcaattaaagataaagaagctGAAGTAGTTAGCCAAGAAGAAATGGATAAAGCAATGATTAATTGGAATTCATGTAATTGTCCAAATGTGAAAGAGACATCGTATCCTGT tctaccaaaaaaaggagaaaggaacaTCTTAATTACTTCGGCGCTCCCTTATGTAAATAATGTACCTCATTTAGGCAATATTGTTGGTTGTGTTCTTTCTGCAGATATATTTGCTAG gTATTGTCgacaaagaaattataatacattatacattag TGGTACTGACGAATATGGCACTGCTACTGAGGCCAAAgcattagaagaaaaaataacaccTCAAGAAATATGTGACAAGTTCTTTAGTAtccataatgatatttatcgtTGGTTTGGTATTGGATTTGATTATTTTGGACGTACTACGACAACTGAACAAACCGA aattgtTCAGtcctttttcttaaaaataaaatctcaaGGATATGTATTGACAGACACAGTTGATCAACTTCTTTGTGAATCCTGTGATCGATTTTTAGCTGATAGATTTGTGGAAGGAATTTGTCCTAGATGTAAATATGAAGATGCTCGTGGTGATCAATGCGATGGTTGTGGTCATTTAGTAAATTCAACTGAGTTGATAAATCCTCGATGTAAGATGTGTAGCAATAGACCTATCATTAAGAAATCAAAACAATTCTTTTTAGATTTGCCTAAA TTGGAAGAAAGATTAAAGGTATGGTCTgcaaaagtagaaaaaggatGGTCGACCGTAGCTCGTGGAGTCACAAAGCCTTGGTTACGTGATGGCCTTAAGCCACGTTGTATAACTCGGGATTTAAAATGGGGTATACCTGTACCAGTGGAGGGATTTGAAAACAAAGTTTTTTATGTTTGGTTCGATGCTCCTTTTGGCTATATCAGTATTACAAAAAGATATACCAAAGAGTATGAACAATGGTGGAAACCTAATGGCGTTGATATTAGTTTGTGTCAATTTATGGCGAAAGATAATGTACCATTTCATACTATAATGTTCCCTGCCTATTTATTAGCAACTAATGAAGACTATACACTGTTAAAACATTTGATGGCTATAG AATACCTGAATTATGAGGATACTAAATTCTCGAAGTCCAGAGGTATTGGAGTGTTTGGAACTGATGCTAGAGAAACAGGCATTCCAGCTGATGTTTGGAGATTTTATCTCGCTTACATTAGACCCGAAAATCAAGATTCGAATTTTAATTGGGCAGATTTAGCatcaaaaaataacaacgagttattaaataatcttGGAAACTTTATTAATAG GGCTCTTGTATTTACGGAAAAGTTCTTTGATTCTAAAATACCACCGATGGAACCCCAGGAAGATGATTTGACATTACTGGCATTGGCTCAACGTGAATTGACGTCCTACATAAATGCACTTGAACAAGCTAAATTAAGAGAtggtataaaatatgtattagcAATTTCGAAGCATGGCAATCAGTATATGCAATTGCAACAACCATGGGTTAAAGTAAAGAGTgtagatgataatgataa gAAGAAAGCTGGGACAATAATTGGAATTTGTTGTAATTTAACGTGTCTTTTATCAGCTCTATTAGCACCTTATATGCCTAATACTTCTCGCGAAATAAGGGGACAATTAGGGTTGGACAAAACACAATATGGATATATTCCAGATGTCATTATGAATATGTTATCTCCTGGACATAAAATTGGTAAAGTATCACCACTCTTTACAAAGATAGAAGATCAATTGATTGAAGAATTAAGGGAAAAATATGCCGGAAAACAAGAACCTAATGGTGCTCAATCGAAAACGAATAATGTCACTGAAAGTGTAGAATCTTCAAAAGCTACTGCAGCCCAACgg GGTCAACTAGTCAAAGAGTTAGTATATAATCATGATAAAAGTGTTCGGCAGTCTCATGTGGACATTCTTAGTAGACTGCAAAATAAACTAGCTGATCGGAAACAAAATACAGATAAATGTGATAATGCTCAATCtgccaaaaataaaaaagtcgaACCATTGCACACTCCCGAGCAAAATGGAGATACTAGTACAGATATAACTTCTTTGGAAGCAGCTATTGCAAAACAA GGCGATCTTGTACGTAAACTAAAAGcgcaagaagaaaagagcGTGTGGCAACCACAGGTagacattttattaaaattaaaaaatcaattagcCAGTCTGACTGGTGCAAAAATTCCAGATAAaaagtcaaagaaaaaaaagtaa
- the LOC124421643 gene encoding ionotropic receptor 75a-like produces MFMKGFLHFQFVFLVFAQSNEIIRDYFIYKRIPTVVGFSCGDIINDFQMIKMLNEVGISISIKGPSAKFNFLRFLNVNYWKLGVFVDLRCQDQNATTIFDQSTGYRMYDYAYNWFVLAPNISYCLYKLNDTAFSVTTDFVVSVPNYDYYELYDIYNPNKERGGILNITRYATWNKDNGLKVFLLETKILRRWNFHKLRIIVSSAIEHKPKNVPLLDYLEDHDNITLEDWPKIGFTLVQLIANIFNFSMHVKGFTSWTDYTNGPMMDSLIEGTVDIGYQPSLVIHKRLDVAKILMEIMPARTCFMFLTLPSTTIQFNNIFRPLTWTSWYMIFFFFIISFLIYSFIIKSDSIKNKDYGSSLLTTLGAICQQGAQNMPIKFASRIALFQIGVYGLLIYNYYSAAIVSARLNIPNNKLNDSLYKLVASKMKLASENTVITNIILQDHNPEMIYFKNHWSKIPQQKKIMSVETGIIKIMQGGFAYHGVPEHAYYYINNYFDQKMICQLTEIHWLRPTKAALYTNRKGHYHEVGKIGLMKIFSAGLLKRELKRTFTQKPYCQNDVTSVESVTIYEAAPIIILLICGITLSIIICLIENIIFRITKIKQFNIMRKC; encoded by the exons atgtttatgaaGGGCTTCCttcattttcaatttgtttttctcgtttttgcACAAAGTAACGAAATTATTCgtgattatttcatttataaaagaataccTACTGTCGTTGGATTTTCCTGCGGGGATATTATTA ATGATTTTCAGATGATCAAGATGTTAAACGAAGTAGGAATTTCGATATCAATAAAAGGGCCATCggcaaaatttaattttttacgatTCTTAAACGTCAACTATTGGAAATTAGGTGTTTTCGTAGATTTACGTTGCCAGGATCAAAATGCCACGACGATTTTTGACCAA AGTACTGgctatcgtatgtacgattatGCATACAATTGGTTCGTATTGGCACCAAATATAAGCTATTGTTTGTATAAATTGAATGATACTGCCTTCAGCGTTACCACCGATTTTGTTGTTTCCGTACcgaattatgattattacgaattatatgatatatataatcctAATAAAGAACGTGGTGGTATACTCAATATAACAAGATACGCAACATggaataaagataatggatTAAaggtatttttattagaaacaaAGATTTTGAGAAGATGGAACTTTCATAAATTGAGAATCATTGTATCCAGTGCT ATAGAACATAAACCTAAAAATGTTCCTTTATTAGATTATTTGGAAGATCACGATAATATTACTTTGGAAGATTGGCCTAAAATCGGTTTTACTTTAGTACAACTTATAGCCAACATATTTAATTTCAG CATGCATGTCAAAGGATTCACTTCTTGGACGGACTATACTAATGGACCTATGATGGATTCTTTAATCGAAGGAACAGTAGACATTGGATATCAACCCTCTCTTGTAATTCATAAAAGACTCGATGTTGCTAAAATCCTTATGGAAATTATGCCTGCAcg TACATGTTTTATGTTTCTAACATTACCATCGACAACgattcaatttaataatatttttcggcCATTAACTTGGACCTCCTGGtacatgattttcttttttttcattatttcttttttgatctattcatttatcataaaatcggatagtattaaaaataaggaTTATGGAAGTTCATTATTAACTACATTGGGCGCGATATGTCAACAag GTGCACAAAATATGCCTATTAAATTTGCCAGTCGTATTGCTCTGTTTCAAATTGGAGTTTATGGCTTgttaatatacaattattattcggCAGCAATAGTATCGGCACGTTTAAATATACcaaataacaaattaaatgaTTCATTATACAAATTGGTAGCTAGCAAAATGAAATTGGCATCGGAGAATACCgtcattacaaatattatattacag gATCATAATCcggaaatgatatattttaaaaatcattggtCGAAAATACCACAacagaagaaaattatgagCGTGGAgacaggaataataaaaataatgcagGGTGGTTTTGCTTATCATGGTGTTCCTGAACATGCATactattacataaataattatttcgatcaAAAGATGATATGTCAATTAACAGAAATTCATTGGCTTCGACCGACCAAAGCAGCTCTTTATACGAATCGAAAAGGACATTATCACGAAGTAGGAAAGATAGG ACTCATGAAAATCTTTAGCGCGGGTCTTCTCAAACGAGAATTAAAAAGGACCTTCACTCAAAAGCCCTACTGTCAAAATGACGTAACTTCTGTAGAAAGCGTAACTATATACGAGGCTGCTCCAATCATAATTCTTTTGATATGCGGAATaacattatctattattatttgtttaatagaaaatattatattccgGATAACAAAAATTAAGCAATTCAATATAATGAGGAAGTGCTAA
- the LOC124432876 gene encoding uncharacterized protein LOC124432876 — protein sequence MIVRLVKIVLKVIFILYHYYFFFETDNIKLLKSFNDINTFIAILKNEYLTKSDDILTRFLYTNNHYLGIFLDLRCENQNVSRLISKASKHHMYDEAHKWLIIGHNLKESLKIIDDSNFNIATDVIIAEPSTNGFVLYDVYNLSKDHGGSLKTILFGTWHKETGLYVTLIKQKFNRRANLQGMKLNVGVLFDHKLSNISIEKYLLDYNNKSKDSHSKFMYAILINIAELYNFTMNITKIDPWEKRGGKRGPMFTAFKEGIIDIYINPTMMITEKLNYGDIIAPVWPVRTCFLFRTISSTNLRFTQFIRPLSIHVWYAMLIIIALTAFILLTVLRKEGFHDFIGLCGISILSSVGAISQQASAVVPYGIGGRIAFLHIMFFSLLIFNYYSASMVSNRLRNIENKMNDSLISLADSNFKIAIEPTEYINSLLQEPYIDVKYFYENRWLKLPQSMRYLPIEKGLNYVAKGGFAYHTLTESAYPYIERTFETRMICELMEVHLFRTTLGLWTRKNGPFTEMLRIGFTKMNNVGLRDRELKRWSARKPRCPASMLIAEAISIHEAAPILLFLVVGMVLSLSVCAIENIIFWFWSKSVHAGEIYYWDRNSIHGRMFELLKDNYIDIASNPRVMVSERLEFASLIGAAWPVRPCFMLLSTPTNRIKLDLFLKPFTIGIWDTYAVFMIISMIIVGLILKREKVKSEEGFGAIVLTIGIMSQQGAYFFPKNLAGRIAVVQILLFSWMMYNYYSCSIVSARLSEPFDKIEDSVAVLADTHMRIAAEAVPYLNYLLKKWNWESDYFRKKRWDPLPLSKRYLPIEEGIRQVGQGVLAYHTDPNTAYPYIEKMFDSNQICQLTEIHLFKESVMGMYSSHNAQFLEIARVGLIKMQSTGLRNRQIKYWSSKKPQCQQDALSTRSITIYETAPAFILITLGILMSSVICLTENIYFHRFTQKFTRQRENSNLSKQNSNQTGNTNELQLISI from the exons atgatcgtaCGATTGG TGAAAATTGTTTTGaaagttattttcattctttatcattattattttttcttcgaaacagATAATATCAAATTGTTGAAATCGTTCAACGATATAAATACTTTCATTGCAATATTAAAGAACGAATACTTGACAAAATCCGATGATATTTTAACGAGATTTTTGTATaccaataatcattatttaggTATTTTTTTGGATTTAAGATGCGAAAATCAAAATGTTAGCAGGCTTATCTCAAAA GCATCAAAACATCATATGTATGACGAAGCACACAAGTGGTTGATCATAGGtcataatttaaaagaaagttTGAAGATCATAGATGATAGTAATTTCAATATCGCTACTGATGTAATTATAGCCGAACCATCGACTAATGGTTTCGTTTTatacgatgtttataatttatctaaaGATCATGGTGGATCAttgaaaacgatattatttggTACTTGGCACAAAGAAACTGGTTTGTATGTTACATTGatcaaacaaaaatttaatagaagAGCAAATCTGCAAGGAATGAAACTAAATGTTGGTGTGCTC TTTGATCacaaattatcaaatatatcgatcgagaaatatttattggattacaataacaaatcGAAAGACAGTCATTCGAAATTTATGTATGCGATTTTGATTAATATAGCAGAGCTTTATAATTTcac AATGAATATTACGAAAATAGATCCATGGGAGAAACGTGGCGGTAAGCGTGGTCCAATGTTCACAGCATTCAAAGAAggtataatcgatatttatataaatccaaCCATGATGATTActgagaaattaaattatggTGACATCATTGCTCCAGTTTGGCCAGTACG AAcatgttttttatttcgcaCAATTTCATCGACAAATTTACGATTTACGCAATTCATACGACCATTGTCTATCCATGTATGGTACgcaatgttaataataatagctcttacagcttttattttattgaccGTCTTAAGAAAGGAAGGTTTTCATGATTTCATTGGACTCTGTGGGATCTCAATACTTTCTTCCGTCGGAGCTATATCGCAGCAAG CTTCAGCTGTGGTACCTTACGGAATTGGAGGTCGTATCGCATTTTTACACATAATGTTCTTCAGTTTGTTAATCTTCAATTATTACTCAGCTAGCATGGTGTCGAATCGtttaagaaatatagaaaataaaatgaatgattcATTGATTAGTTTAGCCGATAGTAATTTTAAGATCGCAATAGAACCTACTGAGTATATTAATTCGTTATTACAG gaACCATACATagacgtaaaatatttttatgaaaatcgtTGGCTAAAGCTTCCTCAATCAATGAGATACTTGCCAATAGAGAAAGGATTAAATTATGTTGCCAAGGGTGGTTTTGCTTATCACACGTTAACAGAATCAGCTTATCCGTATATAGAAAGAACTTTTGAAACTCGTATGATATGCGAATTAATGGAAGTTCATCTCTTTCGAACGACTTTAGGACTTTGGACGAGAAAAAATGGTCCCTTCACTGAAATGCTAAGAATTGG atTTACGAAAATGAATAATGTTGGTTTACGAGATCGTGAATTGAAACGTTGGTCTGCTAGAAAGCCTCGTTGTCCGGCAAGCATGCTTATAGCCGAAGCTATATCGATTCATGAAGCCGCCCCTATTTTGTTATTCCTTGTCGTTGGCATGGTTTTATCCTTGAGTGTATGTGCCatcgaaaatatcattttttggTTTTGGTCCAAAAG cgTACACGCCGGAGAAATATATTACTGGGATCGAAATAGTATACACGGTCGAATGTTTGAACTTCTCAAAGACAATTACATCGACATTGCCAGCAATCCAAGAGTTATGGTGTCCGAAAGATTAGAATTTGCCAGTTTGATCGGTGCAGCTTGGCCAGTTCG acCATGCTTTATGTTACTTTCTACTCCAACGAACAGAATcaaattagatttatttcttaaacCATTTACAATAGGCATTTGGGACACTTATGCAGTTTTCATGATCATTTCTATGATCATAGTTGGATTAATATTGAAACGTGAAAAGGTAAAAAGTGAAGAGGGTTTCGGAGCTATCGTTTTAACTATTGGTATCATGAGTCAACAAG gAGCGTATTTCTTTCCAAAAAATTTGGCCGGTCGTATAGCAGTGGTACAGATATTACTTTTCAGCTGGAtgatgtataattattattcctgtagTATCGTATCAGCCCGTTTGAGCGAACCATTCGACAAAATAGAAGATTCCGTTGCGGTACTTGCCGACACGCATATGCGTATTGCGGCAGAAGCTGTAccatatttaaattatctatTGAAA AAATGGAATTGGGAATCAGATTATTTTAGGAAGAAACGTTGGGACCCGTTGCCCTTATCAAAAAGATATTTGCCTATAGAAGAAGGTATCAGACAAGTTGGTCAAGGTGTCCTTGCTTATCACACAGATCCCAACACAGCTTATCCTTACATCGAAAAGATGTTTGATTCGAATCAGATATGTCAGCTGACGGAAATTCATCTCTTCAAGGAATCAGTCATGGGAATGTATTCTAGTCACAATGCACAATTCTTAGAAATAGCGAGAGTAGG tctGATCAAAATGCAAAGTACAGGTTTGCGAAATCgacaaattaaatattggTCCTCGAAAAAACCTCAATGTCAACAGGACGCTTTGTCCACAAGAAGTATTACTATTTACGAAACAGCTCCGGCCTTCATTCTAATTACGTTAGGTATCCTAATGTCAAGTGTTATTTGCTTGacagaaaatatttacttcCATCGATTCACACA AAAATTCACACGGCAAAGAGAAAACTCTAATTTATCGAAACAGAATAGTAATCAAACGGGCAATACTAACGAACTACAATTAATTAgtatttaa
- the LOC124421645 gene encoding pancreatic triacylglycerol lipase-like isoform X1, which produces MSLVESYILLATAFVSAYAHPQNTLLNDVETVIKSVFKAAREPATFNLYTRENPFGEEQLFLNNTEVLYASHFNESRPTKFIVHGFSDTGNEAWVRGLIDAYLLHEDVNVIVVGWGTLAADVYTVAANNTRKVGEFFGDFLEFLNRESNLEYKDVHISGHSLGSHVAGFAGAYLDGRIGRITGLDPASPLFETISGIVDPEFRLDPTDAQFVDVIHTSGPAFGFLAPLGHADFYPNNGKFPQPGCSFFPTITYCSHSRAHQFMTESIGSTAGFKARTCESWEKYKEGRCNYNPIVLMGEYASTSLRGKFYLSTNNEPPFAIE; this is translated from the exons ATGTCACTTGTTGAATCCTACATTCTTTTAGCGACCGCCTTCGTATCAG CGTACGCGCATCCGCAAAACACGTTATTAAACGACGTGGAAACGGTCATCAAGTCGGTTTTTAAGGCAGCACGAGAACCAGCAACGTTTAATTTGTATACcag ggAGAATCCTTTCGGCGAGGAACAATTATTCTTGAATAATACAGAAGTCCTTTATGCATCTCACTTTAATGAAAGTCGTCCAACGAAGTTTATCGTTCATGGATTTAGCGACACTGGTAATGAAGCATGGGTACGAGGACTCATAGACG ctTACTTGTTACACGAAGATGTGAACGTAATAGTCGTTGGTTGGGGTACATTGGCAGCAGATGTTTATACTGTGGCTGCTAACAATACACGCAAAGTAGGAGAATTCTTTGGAGATTTTCTCGAATTTCTTAACAGAGAATCGAATCTCGAATACAAGGACGTTCATATTAGCGGTCATAGTTTGGGTTCGCATGTAGCAGGTTTTGCTGGGGCTTATCTCGATGGTCGTATCGGCCGAATAACTG GTCTGGATCCTGCTAGTCCTCTTTTTGAAACGATCTCAGGAATCGTTGATCCAGAATTTCGATTGGATCCTACGGATGCACAATTTGTCGACGTTATACATACTAGTGGACCAGCTTTTGGATTTTTAGCACCTTTAGGTCATGCTGATTTTTATCCCAATAATGGTAAATTCCCACAACCTGgatgttctttctttccaacGATCA ccTATTGCAGTCATTCTCGTGCACATCAGTTCATGACAGAGAGCATCGGTAGTACTGCAGGATTTAAGGCAAGAACCTGTGAGAGTTGGGAAAAATATAAGGAAGGTCGTTGCAATTACAATCCGATTGTCTTGATGGGAGAATACGCATCCACATC ATTACGAGGCAAATTCTATTTGTCTACCAACAATGAACCACCATTCGCAATAGAATGA
- the LOC124421645 gene encoding pancreatic triacylglycerol lipase-like isoform X2, whose amino-acid sequence MSLVESYILLATAFVSAYAHPQNTLLNDVETVIKSVFKAAREPATFNLYTRENPFGEEQLFLNNTEVLYASHFNESRPTKFIVHGFSDTGNEAWVRGLIDAYLLHEDVNVIVVGWGTLAADVYTVAANNTRKVGEFFGDFLEFLNRESNLEYKDVHISGHSLGSHVAGFAGAYLDGRIGRITGLDPASPLFETISGIVDPEFRLDPTDAQFVDVIHTSGPAFGFLAPLGHADFYPNNAYCSHSRAHQFMTESIGSTAGFKARTCESWEKYKEGRCNYNPIVLMGEYASTSLRGKFYLSTNNEPPFAIE is encoded by the exons ATGTCACTTGTTGAATCCTACATTCTTTTAGCGACCGCCTTCGTATCAG CGTACGCGCATCCGCAAAACACGTTATTAAACGACGTGGAAACGGTCATCAAGTCGGTTTTTAAGGCAGCACGAGAACCAGCAACGTTTAATTTGTATACcag ggAGAATCCTTTCGGCGAGGAACAATTATTCTTGAATAATACAGAAGTCCTTTATGCATCTCACTTTAATGAAAGTCGTCCAACGAAGTTTATCGTTCATGGATTTAGCGACACTGGTAATGAAGCATGGGTACGAGGACTCATAGACG ctTACTTGTTACACGAAGATGTGAACGTAATAGTCGTTGGTTGGGGTACATTGGCAGCAGATGTTTATACTGTGGCTGCTAACAATACACGCAAAGTAGGAGAATTCTTTGGAGATTTTCTCGAATTTCTTAACAGAGAATCGAATCTCGAATACAAGGACGTTCATATTAGCGGTCATAGTTTGGGTTCGCATGTAGCAGGTTTTGCTGGGGCTTATCTCGATGGTCGTATCGGCCGAATAACTG GTCTGGATCCTGCTAGTCCTCTTTTTGAAACGATCTCAGGAATCGTTGATCCAGAATTTCGATTGGATCCTACGGATGCACAATTTGTCGACGTTATACATACTAGTGGACCAGCTTTTGGATTTTTAGCACCTTTAGGTCATGCTGATTTTTATCCCAATAATG ccTATTGCAGTCATTCTCGTGCACATCAGTTCATGACAGAGAGCATCGGTAGTACTGCAGGATTTAAGGCAAGAACCTGTGAGAGTTGGGAAAAATATAAGGAAGGTCGTTGCAATTACAATCCGATTGTCTTGATGGGAGAATACGCATCCACATC ATTACGAGGCAAATTCTATTTGTCTACCAACAATGAACCACCATTCGCAATAGAATGA